DNA sequence from the Luteolibacter sp. Y139 genome:
GCGTGGTGAGCTGGGGAATGAGGGTCGTGACGAAGACCGCCGCCACACCGATACCCGCCACGACGAGGAAGGCCGGGTAAATCATCGCGAGGATGAGGCGGGCCTGCAGCTCGGCGAGGGTCTTGAGATAGTGGGCCTGGCGGCGAAGGATTTCATCCAGAGCGCCGGAGGCTTCACCGGCCGCGGCCAGCGAGCAATAGAGCGGGCCGAAGCTCGGGCTCACGCGCTTGATCGCCTTGGAGAAGTTCATGCCATCGCGCACCAGCTGGCGGACACGGCTGGCCACGTCTTTCAGACCGCCGAGTTCCTGGCGGCTCTCCATCGACTTGAGCGCAGGCTCCAGCTGCAGGCCGGCGGAGAGCATGTCGGAGAGCTCTTCGGTGAACATGATCACCTCGGAGCGCTTCAGCTTCAGCGGGCCATCGGGAGCCTTGTCCTCGGCTTCCTTGCCCGCGGCTTTTCCCGCTGACTTGGCGGCCGGCTTGGCAGCAGCCTTCGGTGCGGCTTTCGCAGCAGGCGCGGCTTCCTTGGCTTTCTTTTTCGCCGGTGCTGCCGAGGCGGCCGTTTCCTTCAGGCTGACCGGCTGCAGGCCGCGCTTGTCGAGCACGCGCAAGGCTTCAGGACGGTCCGCGGCATCCACCTCGCCGGTCTGGACACCGCCGGAGGAACTGAGGGCTTTAAAGGCGTAAAGGGGCACGCAGGGATGAAGATTCTAAGGTTGAAGCTCGGGATTCAGGTCACTCCGTGGCGATGTCGGTGGAGGTGACCGAAATGACCTCCTCGATCGTCGTCATGCCCTGCATCACCTTGATCCAGCCGTAGCCGCGCATGGGGACGAAGCCTTCCTTGATCGACTGGGCCCGGATATCCGGTGCGCTCGCACCGTGAGCCACCATGTCTTGCATGGCCTGGCTCAGCACCACCACTTCGTAGATCGCGAGACGACCTTGGAAACCGGTATTGCGGCAGCGGTCGCAACCCTTCGCCACATACGGCTGGCCTTCCAGATTCATCGGGATGCCGAGATCCCGGCGATCATCGAGGCTCAGTTCACGCGGCACCTTGCAGTGCGGGCAGAGGCGACGGACCAGACGCTGGGCGAGGAAGGCACGGACGGCGGCGGAAACGAGGAACGGCTCCACACCCATGTCGATCAGACGGCTGATACCGCCGAGCGCATCGTTGGTGTGAAGGGTGGAGAACACCAAGTGACCCGTGAGCGAGGCGCGGATCGCGATTTCCGCGGTCTCAAGGTCACGAATTTCCCCGATCATCACCACGTTCGGGTCAGCACGCAGGATCGAGCGAAGGCCAGCCGCGAAGGTCAGGCCGATGTCCGACTTCACCGCGATCT
Encoded proteins:
- a CDS encoding type II secretion system F family protein, whose amino-acid sequence is MPLYAFKALSSSGGVQTGEVDAADRPEALRVLDKRGLQPVSLKETAASAAPAKKKAKEAAPAAKAAPKAAAKPAAKSAGKAAGKEAEDKAPDGPLKLKRSEVIMFTEELSDMLSAGLQLEPALKSMESRQELGGLKDVASRVRQLVRDGMNFSKAIKRVSPSFGPLYCSLAAAGEASGALDEILRRQAHYLKTLAELQARLILAMIYPAFLVVAGIGVAAVFVTTLIPQLTTLIESTPGGKLPAPIKFMVTTSDFIKAYWYIILIVLAAAGLFFKAWKDNPDNAMTWHQFKLRAPLMGPVVTSRFYVQFLETMANLSGNGLPLLRALELSRDATQNLALRGELNTVIDQVGDGRAFSKALIRTGAFPPLLIDMVSVGEQTGKLDLALRRAAERYDKELDKSLSRIMALIMPTILIIMAGLIGTMAYLMITAIFQTIKNLGA